A section of the Verrucomicrobium sp. GAS474 genome encodes:
- a CDS encoding filamentous hemagglutinin N-terminal domain-containing protein: MVGLSVTPWELRANPTGGDVVSGTANISSSGNTLTVVNSNGAVINWQDFSIGAGELTKFIQSDANSTVLNRVVGTNLSQIYGTLSSNGKVFLINPNGVMIGATGIVNTAGFMASTLDINNADFIANNGSGAMHFVGNSTAAITNLGTINAVGGDVYLIAKHIDNQGTVNASEVAGKGGLVGVYATDELYLTTGVPEGGLVRVGSGSLSSGAGTGINNSGLINAVQADLKATGNLYSLAINNTGVVRATGATAKNGVIHLSAAGGTLSSSGTLAAKNADGSGGTIKVQSGSGGTTLVNGTVDASATSGKGGLVELSGDYVALYGTGSVTASGPAGGGVIHIGGSPHGTGDSTVYNAISTYVGSDTTISADALVLGDGGQVTVWANDTTRFYGNITAKGAGGGSGGWVETSGHTLYADGHVDTNGGTWLLDPQDVYIGSYSTTGSSSSGSGFWVFSSGGGTGGINDATLFTALSTNDVIVSASGNIIVNGSNQTALMPYSHKLTLAADLDITFTSVDWEISHSGSYGTLSLVLTSFANGTNGNGGTATGGSVYLYGATIVTDGGSIVIGSGSGGTGSALGVASVNNYNYTQFTSVNGVSLTSGSTLDAGAGAITIRGAGASGVGLVADGVSISGSTVTATTGNILINGTGGSTSAGEAYGIYLNNGTVKATSAGTVTLNGTGGTAGTNGSIGIQLVNAVVQATGGQLQLAGAGADYGLYLAGGSLIKQAGVGNLVISGSGTSGLGLYANTATISNSGGSTTLSGYSAASGTPNGLNITNSSVNLGSGAVTLTANGQVTLTGNTTFLGTGVLTLKQFGGGNINLGSSGAATTSTVYVSSGSLASVYNAGFTGLNVVSTSGNISYTDAVSIRLGGGSFSATSGSVSIISTAGGVALSGFSVSAGSGVTINGTASASASTDTYGVSLSGSTVTTAAGTISISGTGAAATGHASYGIGIAGGSVLQASGTGSITLSGSGQSGNNSYGVSLSSSTVTLVDGTLSITGTAGTASDLTSAGVYTTTGSITATGSGAISIHGTGGQATGSNTISYGVQLMDGTQVSTSTGSLGISGSGGSSNYSIYGTEISYSFISTSAGTVSLDGTSHDGAYAMGLYLSGSTVTATGTGTVLLTGTGNSASFSYGVFLNGSTVRTNSGDLGIIGIGGQSGINASIGVSVSSSTAETTSGWLTISGTGGLSAAGGSSYGVKLYDSIVSNIGSGPTVITGYGGFGGTTTGSSVGVSIESATTISNTTSTITINGSGGATSGNSKNSIGVSISGSTVATTGSAAIHLSGTGGDTSGTLSGSIGVDLEPGAMVNLVDGYLTLTGTGGYATVTSAGIVGNGAQITLSGGGHGQITGNAGSGDLSYGIEMDTTTLLGNTNAIELQGYGNQASDSSIGIHFNGTAITHSGGIYFSGSGGSAAGTASYGIEVDGATFTGLAFAGGVEFDGTGGQSVRSYGVSISNATFSMVTTTTAFSASGTASLGSSESFGVRLDTVSISASGDITVSGTGGATSSGISYGVSMSGVTATSSSGNIHVDGTADASATSRYDILLSSTSLAATMGNLSLIGNAAGSINADGTSSLTAGGTLTVDSSGDLNFATGSSATGYGVNISASGTQVNGATITVTGSPVVVQYAYPGSDVSISGGSGDLNYDGAGTVGNGLLSGALGTDAGGVTISGDNIYWTGSFTFASGGSRNVTFSAVHDIKLGIDSGGTTVGLSVDNTTAAAASLTFLAGGNIYADTFLVNRNGGTQTIDLTFNAAAVSIQNSFFAGNGSISVTATAGGLAISNSTLAAGTGVTLNGTIPSVGYVDTFAVSLSNSTVTTTGGDIVITGTGTAISNGGTAYGNYGIYGIAAIIENTGTGDVTLNGTGAGNAANPSGISAGISLNSGSTLTTASGNIILNGTGGQASNATYGVNFDSTSTGSAAGTGGITITGTTATDSSGIYSFGINIEYNSGAVSLQTAAGSIALYGTGGASTYSVGVRLPSVKIQSGGGDITISGTGGVSTGAPVYATTGIDMFSAGTGSTISTTGTGSIHIDGTTQEATNLTTGVNVDSTSFSVVDGLLSISGAGGTAVNGSVGVALLSATLTASGSGAVVVNGTGGSISSGTSYGVSISGSTLTATTGDLSVTAVTSGILSIDGTSALAAGGALAVHGATDINLASGTRLTGRTVDLNAAGSLHDLGAIITVTGNNLSFSGTSGDASDDGHGNLGNGALSDSFSTSTGGVTISADNIYWTGSFVFASGGSHSVTFSATNNISLGINSGGTTVGLNVDNTTGTAASLTFNAGGNIYADTFMVNHNGGGNTAINLAFTAASGIVSIKNSILNSNGTISMIANAGGVLIDNASVLAQGGVTIHGTALTSTLGDTAGVLINNSAVSTDTGDIEIVGNGALATGHDSYGVRISGSSLNASGTATLHLTGHAGTGDNSYGVSVDSDSTLYTVDGQVIVSGTGSDAVNGDSYGISFSDSTAQGDGAGGFSFIGTGGTGGSSTGVYLGMGMYESSATVLLNAGTLHIEGTGATATNNESNGVVLSNASATVGGSISISGTGGTATNGYSNGVSLSDGTLGTTGTGTITITGVSHAAQYSYGVYIDSMIITAASNNLTINGTGGITSGGSSIGVYVYADSSTFTAGGIGNLQVIGVGGSGDDSTGIWIDSGTTLQCDSGSITLTGTGGAASVGDTVGVVLSSMQVASNGAGITISGTGDTAMSGNSYGIELVSSTVQVGGPGALTLNGRAGSGTNATGVFADSYTHLTAAGSGSIFVSGTGGTSLPGQNYANYGIYFTGTQVTATTGNIILSGTGGPTGTLVSTLGVGTFNGDAGMTQISTGGTGSITISGIGGVSSDATSLTVVDGNIAVTALNGGTFSVLHTTWNATGTGSIAATAATINGGGLIAMTASGNQTYTATGGGITLGYYNQETQFSTMGGALLFNGNFTLNANASVYLGGTVTGNLTVTSGGLVSQSSALVVGGDLNVTAGSGYSIALTNTGNLFAGSITIHSVSTITSPSVQLAYRSAATQTGGSAYSISGPNGTLSTSLSTGATSGMNTFAAGNATITVSGSGTATTVTSTITEGSASLTIAAGLGAPSVPAATSAAASTSAASAAVIVQVVTKAADATTTATSTTTTVTSTPVVKTSDTTPDAVSGNDDSSKKTTADGKTDNGKKSSTMGNTSTTTTTTTANGKETVMGPGTVAAIGGLPGGGGAPPPPALGLSVSPQVKADLSAAIFGR, from the coding sequence ATGGTGGGCCTCAGCGTGACCCCGTGGGAACTGCGAGCGAACCCCACCGGGGGCGACGTCGTCAGTGGCACGGCCAACATCAGCAGCAGCGGCAACACATTGACCGTCGTCAACAGCAACGGAGCCGTCATCAACTGGCAAGACTTCAGCATCGGGGCTGGGGAATTGACCAAATTCATCCAGAGCGACGCCAACAGCACCGTCCTCAACCGCGTCGTCGGGACCAACCTCTCCCAGATCTACGGCACGTTGAGTTCCAACGGCAAAGTCTTCCTCATCAACCCCAACGGCGTCATGATCGGCGCCACCGGCATCGTCAACACCGCCGGGTTCATGGCGAGCACCCTCGACATCAACAACGCCGACTTCATCGCCAACAACGGGAGCGGCGCGATGCACTTCGTCGGCAATAGCACCGCCGCCATCACCAACCTCGGCACCATCAACGCCGTCGGTGGAGATGTTTACCTCATCGCCAAACACATCGACAACCAGGGCACCGTCAACGCCAGCGAAGTCGCGGGCAAAGGCGGCCTCGTCGGCGTCTACGCAACCGACGAACTTTATCTGACCACCGGCGTCCCCGAAGGCGGCCTCGTCCGCGTCGGGAGCGGCAGCCTCAGCAGCGGAGCCGGCACCGGCATCAACAACAGCGGCCTCATCAACGCCGTCCAGGCCGACCTCAAAGCCACCGGCAACCTCTACAGCCTCGCCATCAACAACACCGGCGTCGTCCGCGCCACCGGAGCCACGGCCAAGAACGGCGTCATCCACCTCAGCGCCGCGGGAGGCACCCTCAGCAGCAGCGGCACCCTCGCCGCCAAGAACGCCGACGGCAGCGGCGGCACCATCAAAGTCCAGAGCGGATCGGGCGGCACCACCCTCGTCAACGGCACCGTCGACGCCAGCGCCACCAGCGGCAAAGGCGGCCTCGTCGAACTGAGCGGCGACTACGTCGCCCTCTACGGCACCGGGAGCGTCACCGCGAGCGGCCCTGCGGGCGGCGGCGTCATCCACATCGGCGGCAGCCCCCACGGGACCGGCGACAGCACCGTCTACAACGCCATCAGCACCTACGTCGGGAGCGACACCACGATCAGCGCCGACGCCCTCGTCCTTGGCGACGGCGGCCAGGTCACCGTCTGGGCCAACGACACCACCCGCTTCTACGGGAACATCACCGCGAAGGGTGCGGGCGGCGGCAGCGGCGGCTGGGTCGAGACCAGCGGCCACACGCTCTATGCCGATGGCCACGTCGACACGAACGGCGGCACCTGGCTCCTCGATCCGCAGGACGTTTACATCGGCAGCTACTCGACCACCGGCTCGAGTTCGAGCGGGTCGGGGTTCTGGGTCTTCAGCTCGGGCGGGGGGACGGGCGGCATCAACGACGCGACTCTTTTCACCGCCCTGAGCACGAACGACGTCATCGTCTCCGCGAGCGGGAACATCATCGTCAACGGCTCCAACCAGACGGCGCTCATGCCTTACAGCCACAAGCTGACCCTCGCCGCCGACCTCGACATCACCTTCACCTCGGTCGACTGGGAAATCTCCCACTCGGGCAGCTACGGGACGCTGAGCCTCGTCCTGACCTCCTTCGCCAACGGCACCAACGGCAACGGCGGCACGGCGACCGGCGGCTCGGTCTACCTCTACGGCGCGACGATCGTCACCGACGGCGGCTCGATCGTCATCGGCAGCGGGAGCGGCGGCACCGGCTCGGCGCTCGGCGTCGCCTCGGTCAACAATTACAACTACACGCAGTTCACGAGCGTCAACGGCGTCTCCCTCACCTCCGGCTCGACCCTCGATGCGGGGGCGGGTGCCATCACGATCAGGGGGGCGGGAGCCTCGGGCGTCGGCCTGGTCGCCGACGGCGTCTCCATCAGCGGCTCCACGGTGACGGCGACGACGGGGAACATCCTGATCAACGGTACGGGCGGTTCCACCTCGGCCGGGGAGGCTTACGGCATCTACCTGAACAACGGGACGGTGAAGGCGACCAGCGCCGGGACGGTGACCCTCAACGGTACGGGCGGCACGGCGGGGACGAACGGCTCGATCGGCATCCAGCTCGTCAACGCCGTCGTCCAGGCGACGGGCGGGCAATTGCAGCTCGCCGGGGCGGGCGCCGATTACGGCCTCTACCTCGCGGGCGGCTCCCTGATCAAGCAGGCCGGCGTCGGCAACCTCGTCATCTCCGGCAGCGGCACCAGCGGTCTCGGCCTCTACGCGAACACCGCGACGATCAGCAACTCGGGCGGCTCGACGACCCTCAGCGGCTACAGCGCGGCGAGCGGCACCCCGAACGGTCTGAACATCACGAACTCCTCGGTCAACCTCGGCAGCGGGGCCGTGACGCTGACGGCCAACGGCCAGGTCACCCTCACCGGGAACACCACCTTCCTCGGCACCGGCGTCCTGACGCTGAAGCAATTCGGCGGCGGCAACATCAACCTCGGTTCCTCCGGCGCGGCGACGACCTCGACGGTCTACGTCAGCAGCGGCAGCCTCGCCTCGGTCTACAACGCCGGCTTCACCGGCCTGAACGTCGTCTCGACCTCGGGGAACATCAGCTACACCGATGCCGTCTCGATCCGGCTCGGCGGCGGCTCGTTCAGCGCCACCTCGGGCTCGGTCTCGATCATCTCCACCGCGGGCGGCGTCGCCCTCTCCGGCTTCTCGGTGAGCGCCGGGAGCGGGGTGACGATCAACGGGACGGCCTCGGCCTCCGCCTCGACCGACACGTACGGCGTCTCCCTCAGCGGCTCGACGGTCACGACGGCGGCCGGGACCATTTCGATCTCCGGCACGGGCGCGGCGGCGACCGGCCACGCCTCCTACGGCATCGGCATCGCCGGGGGCAGCGTGCTCCAGGCGAGCGGGACGGGCTCGATCACCCTTTCGGGCTCCGGCCAGTCGGGGAACAATTCCTACGGCGTCTCGCTCTCCTCCTCGACGGTGACGCTGGTCGACGGGACCCTTTCGATCACCGGCACGGCCGGCACGGCTTCCGATCTGACGAGCGCGGGCGTCTACACGACGACGGGCTCGATCACCGCGACGGGGAGCGGTGCCATCTCGATCCACGGCACCGGCGGGCAGGCGACCGGCAGCAATACCATCAGCTACGGCGTCCAGCTCATGGACGGCACGCAGGTCAGCACCAGCACGGGGAGCCTGGGGATCTCGGGCTCGGGCGGCAGCTCCAACTACTCGATCTACGGCACGGAGATCAGCTACTCGTTCATTTCGACCTCGGCGGGAACGGTGAGCCTCGACGGCACGAGCCACGACGGGGCCTACGCGATGGGCCTTTACCTGAGCGGAAGCACGGTCACGGCGACCGGGACCGGCACGGTGCTTCTGACCGGGACGGGCAATAGCGCCTCCTTCTCCTACGGCGTCTTCCTCAACGGGTCGACGGTGCGGACCAACAGCGGCGACTTGGGGATCATCGGCATCGGCGGCCAATCGGGAATCAACGCCTCCATCGGTGTCTCCGTCAGTTCCTCGACGGCGGAGACGACCTCGGGCTGGCTCACGATCAGCGGCACGGGCGGCCTCTCAGCCGCCGGCGGCAGCTCCTACGGCGTGAAGCTTTACGACTCGATCGTCTCTAACATCGGCTCGGGCCCCACGGTCATCACCGGTTACGGCGGCTTCGGCGGCACGACGACGGGTTCCTCGGTCGGCGTCTCCATCGAATCGGCGACGACGATCTCGAACACCACCTCGACGATCACGATCAACGGCTCGGGCGGCGCGACGAGCGGCAATTCCAAAAACTCCATCGGCGTCTCGATCTCTGGCAGCACCGTCGCGACGACGGGATCGGCCGCGATCCATCTCTCGGGCACGGGCGGCGATACTTCCGGCACCCTCTCCGGATCGATCGGCGTCGACCTGGAACCCGGGGCGATGGTGAATCTGGTCGACGGCTACCTGACGCTGACCGGCACCGGCGGGTACGCGACGGTCACTTCCGCCGGCATCGTGGGCAACGGCGCGCAGATCACGCTTTCCGGCGGGGGCCACGGCCAGATCACCGGCAACGCCGGGAGCGGCGACCTGTCCTACGGCATTGAGATGGATACGACCACTCTTTTGGGCAACACCAATGCCATCGAGCTTCAGGGCTACGGCAACCAGGCCTCCGACTCCTCCATCGGCATCCATTTCAACGGCACCGCGATCACCCATTCCGGCGGGATCTACTTCTCGGGTTCGGGCGGATCGGCGGCGGGCACCGCCTCCTACGGCATCGAGGTCGACGGGGCGACCTTCACCGGCCTGGCCTTCGCGGGCGGCGTCGAGTTCGACGGCACGGGCGGCCAGAGCGTCCGCAGCTACGGCGTCTCGATCTCCAACGCGACGTTCTCGATGGTCACGACGACGACGGCCTTCTCGGCCTCGGGGACGGCTTCCCTCGGGTCTTCCGAATCCTTCGGGGTCAGGCTCGACACCGTCTCGATCTCGGCGTCCGGGGACATCACGGTGTCCGGCACGGGCGGGGCGACCTCCTCGGGGATCTCCTACGGGGTTTCGATGAGCGGCGTCACCGCGACCTCGTCGAGCGGGAACATCCACGTCGACGGAACGGCCGATGCCAGCGCGACGAGCCGTTACGATATCCTCCTCTCCTCCACCTCCCTGGCGGCCACGATGGGGAACCTGTCCCTGATCGGCAACGCCGCCGGATCGATCAACGCCGACGGGACGAGCTCCCTCACGGCGGGCGGAACGCTGACGGTCGACAGCTCGGGCGACCTCAATTTCGCCACCGGCAGTTCCGCGACCGGCTACGGCGTCAACATCTCCGCCTCGGGAACCCAGGTCAACGGGGCGACGATCACCGTGACCGGATCCCCTGTCGTCGTCCAGTATGCCTATCCGGGCTCCGATGTCTCGATTTCGGGGGGAAGCGGCGACCTGAACTACGACGGCGCCGGAACCGTGGGGAACGGCCTCCTTTCCGGCGCCCTCGGCACCGATGCGGGCGGCGTGACGATCTCCGGCGACAATATCTACTGGACCGGCTCCTTCACCTTCGCCTCGGGCGGCAGCCGCAACGTGACGTTCAGCGCGGTGCACGACATCAAGCTCGGCATCGACAGCGGCGGGACGACGGTCGGCCTCAGCGTCGACAACACGACCGCCGCGGCGGCCTCGCTCACCTTCCTCGCGGGCGGCAACATCTACGCCGACACCTTCCTGGTGAATCGGAACGGCGGGACCCAGACGATCGACCTGACCTTCAACGCGGCGGCGGTCTCGATCCAGAACTCCTTCTTCGCGGGCAACGGCTCAATCTCGGTGACCGCGACGGCGGGCGGCCTCGCCATCTCCAACTCGACCCTCGCAGCGGGCACCGGGGTGACGCTGAACGGGACGATTCCCTCCGTCGGCTATGTCGATACCTTCGCGGTGAGCCTCAGCAACAGCACCGTGACGACGACGGGGGGCGACATCGTGATCACCGGCACCGGGACGGCCATCTCGAACGGGGGCACCGCCTACGGCAATTACGGCATCTACGGCATCGCCGCGATCATCGAGAACACCGGCACGGGCGACGTCACGCTCAATGGTACCGGGGCGGGCAATGCGGCCAATCCGAGCGGCATCTCGGCCGGCATCAGCCTCAACAGCGGCTCGACGCTCACCACCGCCAGCGGCAACATCATCCTCAACGGCACCGGCGGTCAGGCCAGCAACGCCACCTACGGGGTCAATTTCGACTCGACTTCGACGGGAAGCGCGGCAGGCACGGGCGGCATCACGATCACCGGCACGACCGCGACCGACAGCTCCGGCATCTATTCCTTCGGCATCAACATCGAATACAACTCGGGCGCCGTCAGCCTCCAGACCGCCGCCGGTTCGATCGCGCTCTACGGCACCGGCGGCGCGTCGACCTACTCCGTCGGCGTCCGCCTCCCCAGCGTGAAGATTCAGAGCGGCGGTGGCGACATCACGATCTCGGGAACCGGCGGTGTGTCGACGGGGGCCCCCGTCTATGCGACGACGGGCATCGACATGTTCTCGGCCGGAACCGGCAGCACGATCTCGACCACCGGGACCGGCTCGATCCACATCGACGGCACGACCCAGGAGGCGACGAACCTGACCACCGGCGTCAATGTCGACTCCACCTCCTTCTCGGTCGTCGACGGCCTCCTCTCGATCTCCGGCGCCGGCGGCACGGCGGTCAACGGGTCCGTGGGCGTCGCCCTCCTCTCCGCCACCCTCACCGCCTCGGGGAGCGGCGCCGTCGTCGTGAACGGGACGGGCGGCTCGATCTCGAGCGGCACCTCCTACGGCGTCTCGATCTCCGGCTCGACGCTCACGGCGACGACGGGCGACCTCTCCGTGACGGCCGTGACGAGCGGGATCCTGTCCATCGACGGAACGTCGGCGCTGGCGGCGGGCGGGGCGTTGGCGGTCCACGGCGCCACCGACATCAACCTCGCCTCGGGAACCCGCCTGACCGGCCGGACGGTCGATCTCAATGCCGCGGGGAGCCTGCACGACCTCGGGGCCATCATCACCGTGACGGGGAACAACCTCTCCTTCTCCGGGACGAGCGGCGACGCCAGCGACGACGGCCACGGCAACCTCGGCAACGGCGCGCTTTCCGACTCCTTCTCCACGAGCACCGGCGGCGTCACGATCTCGGCCGACAACATCTACTGGACCGGCTCCTTCGTCTTCGCCTCGGGCGGCAGCCACAGCGTGACGTTCAGCGCGACGAATAACATCAGCCTCGGCATCAACAGCGGCGGGACGACGGTCGGCCTCAACGTCGACAACACGACCGGGACGGCGGCCTCGCTGACCTTCAACGCCGGGGGCAACATCTACGCCGACACCTTCATGGTGAACCACAACGGAGGAGGGAACACCGCGATCAACCTCGCCTTCACCGCCGCCAGCGGGATCGTCTCGATCAAGAACTCGATCCTGAACAGCAATGGAACCATCTCGATGATCGCGAACGCGGGCGGCGTCCTGATCGACAACGCGAGCGTCCTGGCGCAGGGCGGGGTGACGATCCACGGCACCGCCCTGACCTCGACCCTGGGCGACACGGCCGGCGTTCTGATCAACAACTCGGCGGTCTCGACCGACACCGGGGACATCGAGATCGTCGGCAACGGCGCGCTGGCCACAGGCCACGACTCCTACGGCGTCCGTATCTCGGGAAGCTCGCTCAACGCCTCCGGGACGGCCACCCTCCATCTCACCGGCCACGCGGGGACGGGCGACAACTCCTACGGCGTCTCGGTCGACAGCGACTCGACCCTCTACACGGTCGACGGCCAGGTCATCGTCAGCGGCACCGGTTCCGACGCGGTGAACGGCGATTCCTACGGCATCTCCTTCAGCGACAGCACGGCGCAGGGCGACGGGGCGGGCGGCTTCTCGTTCATCGGCACGGGCGGCACCGGAGGCAGTTCCACCGGCGTCTACCTCGGCATGGGCATGTACGAGAGCAGCGCGACGGTCCTGCTGAATGCCGGGACGCTCCACATCGAGGGAACGGGCGCGACGGCCACGAACAACGAGTCGAACGGCGTCGTCCTCTCCAACGCGTCGGCGACGGTGGGCGGCAGCATCTCGATCAGCGGCACGGGCGGGACGGCGACCAACGGCTATTCCAACGGCGTCTCGCTCTCCGACGGGACGTTGGGAACCACGGGGACCGGAACGATCACGATCACCGGCGTCAGCCACGCCGCCCAGTATTCCTACGGCGTCTACATCGACTCGATGATCATCACGGCAGCCTCGAACAACCTGACGATCAACGGCACGGGCGGGATCACCTCGGGCGGCTCCTCGATCGGCGTCTATGTCTATGCGGACTCGTCGACGTTCACGGCGGGCGGCATCGGCAACCTGCAGGTCATCGGCGTGGGCGGAAGCGGAGACGACTCGACCGGCATCTGGATCGATTCGGGGACGACCCTCCAGTGCGACAGCGGATCGATCACCCTCACCGGCACCGGCGGGGCGGCCTCGGTCGGCGACACGGTCGGCGTCGTTCTTTCCAGCATGCAGGTCGCGTCGAACGGGGCGGGAATCACGATTTCGGGAACGGGCGACACGGCGATGAGCGGCAATTCCTACGGCATCGAACTCGTCTCCAGCACGGTCCAGGTCGGCGGGCCCGGGGCGCTGACCCTGAACGGGCGTGCAGGTTCGGGAACCAACGCCACGGGCGTCTTCGCCGATTCCTACACGCACCTCACGGCGGCGGGAAGCGGCTCGATCTTCGTGAGCGGCACGGGCGGAACCTCGCTGCCCGGCCAAAACTACGCTAATTACGGTATCTACTTCACCGGCACCCAGGTCACGGCCACCACCGGCAACATTATCCTCTCGGGAACGGGCGGGCCGACCGGGACGCTGGTTTCGACGCTCGGCGTCGGTACCTTCAACGGCGATGCCGGGATGACGCAGATTAGCACGGGCGGCACAGGCTCGATCACCATCTCGGGGATCGGTGGGGTCTCCTCCGACGCGACGAGCCTCACCGTCGTCGACGGGAACATCGCCGTGACGGCGCTGAACGGAGGGACGTTCAGCGTCCTGCACACGACCTGGAATGCCACCGGCACCGGCTCCATCGCCGCGACGGCCGCCACCATCAACGGCGGTGGCCTGATCGCCATGACGGCGTCGGGGAACCAGACCTACACGGCAACGGGCGGTGGCATCACCCTCGGTTACTACAACCAGGAGACCCAGTTCTCCACCATGGGCGGGGCGCTCCTGTTCAACGGCAACTTCACTCTCAATGCCAACGCGTCCGTCTACCTCGGCGGGACGGTGACGGGGAACCTGACCGTGACCTCCGGGGGCTTGGTCAGCCAGAGCAGCGCCCTCGTCGTGGGGGGGGACCTCAACGTGACCGCGGGTTCCGGCTACTCGATCGCCCTGACCAACACGGGGAACCTCTTCGCCGGAAGCATCACCATCCACAGCGTGAGCACGATCACCTCTCCCTCGGTCCAGCTCGCCTACCGGAGCGCCGCGACGCAGACCGGCGGGAGCGCCTACTCGATCTCGGGGCCGAACGGGACGCTCTCCACCAGCCTCTCCACGGGCGCGACGAGCGGGATGAACACCTTCGCCGCCGGGAACGCGACGATCACCGTCTCGGGCTCCGGGACGGCGACGACAGTGACCTCGACGATCACCGAAGGCTCGGCCTCCCTCACCATCGCTGCGGGCCTCGGCGCTCCCAGCGTCCCGGCGGCAACGAGCGCCGCCGCGAGCACCAGCGCCGCCTCGGCCGCCGTGATCGTCCAGGTCGTCACGAAGGCGGCCGACGCGACGACCACCGCCACGAGCACGACGACGACGGTGACCTCGACCCCCGTCGTCAAGACGAGCGACACGACGCCCGACGCCGTCTCGGGTAACGACGATTCGAGCAAGAAGACGACCGCCGACGGCAAGACCGACAACGGCAAGAAGAGCAGCACCATGGGCAACACCTCGACGACGACCACCACCACGACGGCGAACGGCAAGGAAACCGTCATGGGTCCCGGCACGGTCGCCGCGATCGGCGGCCTGCCCGGCGGCGGCGGCGCTCCCCCGCCGCCCGCGCTCGGCCTCTCGGTGAGCCCGCAGGTGAAGGCCGACCTGAGCGCCGCGATCTTCGGCCGCTAG